One window of the Streptomyces sp. TS71-3 genome contains the following:
- a CDS encoding MmgE/PrpD family protein: protein MTTHATTTATPAQRLAEFAAGIRDGELRADLREKAAGHLLDLLGNSLAALHERPGTAVRELVDEWGGTPAATVIGSATRLPAPSAALVNGTLAHSLDFDDTHLPSVLHPSASVLPAALATAEAVGATGAGLLDAAAVGIEVTCRLGMAQYDEELGNSVFFERGLHATAICGAIGAAVAAAMLRGLDTDGIRSAIGIAASMGSGIIEANRTGGTVKRVHCGWAAHAGVVAADMARLGLTGPPTVLEGRFGFFQAFCGERFDRDAAVAATTDGLGERWELSRLFIKPYPCNHFTHAGVDAAMRLRRRGVDPGQIARLTLGVPAPVLRTIAEPAAEKERPRSGYHAAFSGPYTVAAGLLAEPGAPGRGLGVFHQDFTDEAAADPRRLDLAGRVTCVADEECTAVFPHQFPAVLTAELDDGSTVTERVMVNRGSPQDPLDATELTAKFLANALGAGDESAVRALAEEVWNITAAKDTTGLTRALSAVAAGT from the coding sequence ATGACCACGCACGCCACGACCACGGCCACCCCCGCCCAGCGGCTCGCGGAGTTCGCCGCCGGGATCCGGGACGGTGAACTCCGCGCCGACCTGCGCGAGAAGGCCGCCGGCCACCTGCTCGACCTGCTCGGCAACAGCCTCGCCGCGCTGCACGAGCGGCCCGGCACCGCGGTGCGGGAGCTGGTGGACGAGTGGGGCGGCACCCCCGCCGCGACCGTCATCGGCTCCGCGACCCGGCTGCCCGCGCCGTCGGCGGCGCTGGTCAACGGCACTCTCGCGCACAGCCTGGACTTCGACGACACCCATCTGCCGTCCGTGCTGCACCCGTCGGCGTCCGTCCTGCCCGCCGCCCTCGCCACCGCGGAGGCGGTCGGCGCCACCGGGGCGGGGCTCCTCGACGCGGCGGCCGTCGGCATCGAGGTCACGTGCAGGCTCGGCATGGCGCAGTACGACGAGGAGCTCGGCAACTCCGTGTTCTTCGAACGGGGGCTGCACGCCACCGCCATCTGCGGCGCGATCGGTGCCGCGGTGGCCGCCGCGATGCTGCGCGGCCTGGACACCGACGGCATCCGCTCGGCGATCGGCATCGCGGCGAGCATGGGCTCCGGCATCATCGAGGCCAACCGCACGGGGGGCACCGTCAAGCGGGTGCACTGCGGCTGGGCCGCGCACGCCGGTGTGGTCGCGGCCGACATGGCACGGCTCGGCCTGACCGGGCCGCCCACCGTCCTGGAGGGCCGCTTCGGCTTCTTCCAGGCGTTCTGCGGCGAGCGCTTCGACCGGGACGCCGCGGTGGCGGCGACCACCGACGGGCTCGGCGAGCGCTGGGAGCTGTCCCGGCTGTTCATCAAGCCGTACCCGTGCAACCACTTCACCCACGCGGGCGTGGACGCCGCCATGCGGCTGCGCCGCCGCGGCGTCGACCCCGGGCAGATCGCCCGGCTGACGCTCGGCGTGCCGGCCCCCGTCCTGCGCACCATCGCGGAGCCCGCGGCCGAGAAGGAACGCCCGCGCTCCGGCTACCACGCGGCGTTCAGCGGCCCCTACACCGTGGCGGCCGGACTGCTCGCGGAACCCGGCGCTCCGGGCCGCGGACTCGGAGTGTTCCACCAGGACTTCACGGACGAGGCGGCGGCCGATCCCCGGCGCCTCGACCTGGCCGGGCGCGTGACCTGCGTCGCGGACGAGGAGTGCACCGCCGTCTTCCCGCACCAGTTCCCGGCCGTCCTCACGGCGGAACTCGACGACGGATCCACCGTGACCGAACGTGTCATGGTCAACAGGGGGAGCCCGCAGGACCCTCTGGACGCCACGGAACTCACCGCGAAGTTCCTCGCCAACGCCCTCGGCGCCGGCGACGAGTCAGCGGTGCGGGCGCTGGCCGAGGAGGTGTGGAACATCACCGCCGCCAAGGACACCACGGGCCTGACCCGTGCGCTGTCCGCGGTGGCGGCCGGCACATGA
- a CDS encoding cyclase family protein, with the protein MTSSQPPQASQPSQPYQRSANPLLDALPADPHIVELGQPLFTGMPCSPNHPGFRMTLARRHGDMVRPDGGSAANEVIVTGGHVGTHIDALSHVSHNGMLHGGIDAAEAQTGGAFSQHGAEQTPAMVTRGVLLDAAAGHGVDTLPGGYGVTAADLERAAEQGGAEPRPGDVALVRTGWARNFGDPAAYLGKESGVPGITEDAGSWLVARGVRAVGSDTTACEQIPPGAGHSVLPVHRLLLVDHGVYIMEHLALEDLAATGRHAFLFVVAPLRIVGGTGSPIRPVAVVA; encoded by the coding sequence ATGACCTCATCCCAGCCACCCCAGGCATCGCAGCCATCCCAGCCGTACCAGCGGTCGGCCAATCCCCTGCTGGACGCTCTGCCGGCGGACCCGCACATCGTCGAGCTGGGACAGCCGCTGTTCACCGGGATGCCGTGCTCGCCCAACCACCCCGGCTTCCGCATGACGCTGGCCCGCCGGCACGGCGACATGGTCCGCCCGGACGGCGGCTCCGCCGCCAACGAGGTGATCGTCACCGGGGGCCACGTCGGCACCCACATCGACGCGCTCTCCCACGTCAGCCACAACGGCATGCTGCACGGCGGGATCGACGCCGCCGAGGCGCAGACCGGCGGGGCGTTCTCGCAGCACGGCGCCGAGCAGACCCCCGCCATGGTCACCCGCGGGGTCCTCCTCGACGCCGCCGCCGGCCACGGCGTCGACACCCTGCCCGGAGGGTACGGCGTCACCGCCGCCGACCTGGAGCGCGCCGCCGAGCAGGGCGGCGCGGAGCCCCGGCCTGGTGACGTCGCGCTCGTCCGCACCGGCTGGGCGAGGAACTTCGGCGACCCGGCCGCCTATCTCGGCAAGGAGTCCGGGGTGCCCGGCATCACCGAGGACGCGGGAAGCTGGCTCGTGGCACGCGGCGTCCGGGCTGTCGGCTCCGACACCACCGCCTGCGAGCAGATACCGCCGGGCGCCGGCCACAGCGTCCTGCCGGTCCACCGGCTGCTGCTGGTCGACCACGGCGTCTACATCATGGAGCACCTCGCGCTGGAGGACCTGGCCGCCACGGGCCGGCACGCGTTCCTCTTCGTCGTCGCCCCGCTCAGGATCGTCGGCGGCACCGGCTCCCCCATCCGCCCGGTCGCGGTGGTGGCCTGA
- a CDS encoding CoA ester lyase, with amino-acid sequence MSTRATDPGSSTETSAGTAGRTGIRSWLYVPAIRPDLLDKAMRGEADAVVLDLEDAVPPDRKDEARAAAVKAVGEDWPKPLWLRVNQVALPYGKADLAALAGAPVQGLRLPKCESPEDVATVLRHVDAPLHLLFETALAVERAFELATAAAQVTFLSLGEADLSADLRVHGDEALDWARARIVNAARAAGLPSPVQSVWTDVTDLDGLAATTERASAQGFFGRSVVHPKQVPVVNAVFTPRSEEVEEARRLVDSLRRAQEAGSAAWLDDRGRLIDPAVVARARWVLDRAG; translated from the coding sequence ATGAGCACCCGCGCGACGGACCCCGGCAGCAGCACCGAGACCAGCGCCGGCACCGCCGGCCGCACCGGCATACGGTCCTGGCTGTACGTCCCCGCCATCCGCCCCGACCTCCTCGACAAGGCGATGCGGGGCGAGGCGGACGCCGTCGTCCTCGACCTGGAGGACGCCGTGCCGCCCGACCGCAAGGACGAGGCGCGCGCGGCCGCCGTCAAGGCCGTCGGAGAGGACTGGCCCAAACCGCTGTGGCTCCGTGTCAACCAGGTCGCACTCCCCTACGGGAAGGCCGACCTGGCGGCCCTCGCCGGCGCCCCCGTGCAGGGTCTGCGGCTCCCCAAGTGCGAGAGCCCCGAGGACGTCGCGACCGTGCTGCGCCATGTGGACGCACCCCTGCACCTGCTCTTCGAGACGGCGCTCGCGGTCGAGCGCGCCTTCGAACTCGCCACTGCGGCGGCGCAGGTGACGTTCCTCTCGCTCGGCGAGGCCGATCTCAGCGCCGACCTCCGGGTGCACGGCGACGAGGCGCTCGACTGGGCGCGCGCACGCATCGTGAACGCGGCACGCGCGGCCGGGCTCCCGAGCCCGGTACAGAGCGTGTGGACGGACGTGACGGACCTCGACGGACTCGCCGCCACCACCGAACGCGCGAGTGCCCAGGGCTTCTTCGGCCGATCCGTCGTCCACCCCAAGCAGGTGCCCGTCGTGAACGCGGTCTTCACCCCCCGCTCCGAGGAGGTCGAGGAAGCGCGCCGGCTGGTCGACTCCCTCCGCCGGGCCCAGGAGGCCGGCAGCGCCGCGTGGCTCGACGACCGCGGCCGCCTGATCGATCCGGCGGTCGTGGCCCGCGCCCGATGGGTGCTTGACCGCGCGGGCTGA
- a CDS encoding CaiB/BaiF CoA-transferase family protein: protein MTHTPPGPHVDGRAALDGIKVLDIATLFAGPLAATLLADFGAEVIKVEHPKGDPVRHHGASKDGVGLWWKMLSRNKKAITLYLGSPEGQDIFRRMAADADVVIENFRPGTLERWGLGYETLAEANPRLVLARVTGFGQQGPYAKRPGFGTLAEAMSGFAAITGEPDGPPTLPPFGLADGVSALTAAFGIMTALHARERTGRGQVLDLAIIEPMITLLGPQAIAYDQLGELQQRTGNRSANNAPRNTYRTKDGTWVAVSTSAQSIAERVLRLVGHPEYIDEPWFASGAERARHADELDGAVSSWIAERTRAEVMAAFEEAQAAVAPIYDMSDIFSDPQFQALKTVTSVEDEELGTIRFQNVPFRLSDTPGQVRWPGPRKGRDTAEVLGAYGVGADEIASLTQRGVV from the coding sequence ATGACCCACACCCCACCCGGGCCCCACGTGGACGGCCGAGCGGCCCTCGACGGCATCAAGGTGCTGGACATCGCCACGCTCTTCGCGGGCCCCCTCGCCGCCACCCTGCTCGCCGACTTCGGCGCCGAGGTCATCAAGGTCGAGCACCCCAAGGGCGATCCGGTACGCCACCACGGCGCCAGCAAGGACGGGGTGGGCCTGTGGTGGAAGATGCTCTCCCGCAACAAGAAGGCGATCACCCTCTACCTCGGCAGTCCCGAGGGCCAGGACATCTTCCGCCGCATGGCCGCCGACGCGGACGTCGTCATCGAGAACTTCCGGCCCGGCACGCTGGAGCGCTGGGGTCTCGGCTACGAGACGCTCGCCGAGGCCAACCCGCGCCTGGTCCTCGCGCGGGTCACCGGGTTCGGGCAGCAGGGCCCCTACGCCAAGCGGCCGGGCTTCGGCACGCTCGCCGAGGCGATGAGCGGCTTCGCCGCCATCACGGGCGAGCCCGACGGGCCGCCGACCCTCCCACCGTTCGGACTGGCCGACGGCGTGTCCGCGCTCACCGCCGCGTTCGGCATCATGACCGCGCTGCACGCCCGGGAGCGCACGGGCCGCGGCCAGGTGCTCGACCTGGCGATCATCGAGCCGATGATCACGCTGCTCGGACCGCAGGCCATCGCCTACGACCAGCTCGGCGAGCTCCAGCAGCGGACCGGCAACAGGTCGGCCAACAACGCCCCCCGCAACACGTACCGCACGAAGGACGGCACGTGGGTCGCCGTCTCCACCAGCGCGCAGTCCATAGCCGAGCGGGTGCTGCGCCTGGTCGGGCACCCCGAGTACATCGACGAGCCGTGGTTCGCCTCGGGCGCCGAGCGGGCCCGGCACGCGGACGAGCTGGACGGCGCGGTCAGCTCCTGGATCGCCGAGCGCACCCGCGCCGAGGTGATGGCGGCCTTCGAGGAGGCCCAGGCCGCCGTGGCACCGATCTACGACATGAGCGACATCTTCTCCGACCCGCAGTTCCAGGCCCTCAAGACGGTCACCTCGGTCGAGGACGAGGAACTCGGCACCATCAGATTCCAGAACGTGCCCTTCCGGCTCAGCGACACTCCGGGGCAGGTCCGCTGGCCCGGTCCCCGCAAGGGCCGCGACACCGCGGAGGTGCTCGGCGCGTACGGCGTCGGCGCGGACGAGATCGCCTCCCTCACGCAGCGGGGCGTCGTATGA
- a CDS encoding IclR family transcriptional regulator produces MTTRPGTETAGRVIDVLLLFTDAPDDLGVSWIARELGLSKAVVHRILQTLVARGMVVLDERTRLYRLGPTAAALGARALREFDLRAVAAEALRRLQLQTQETVTLTAPVPGGRAYVDQIVSTHEVKMTVELGRRFPLHAGSSGKCLLAFLPQRRREEILTAELAVLTDRTITDPETLRTELAAVRELGYASSQGERQADAGSVAAPVFGLDGDVRGSVSVCGPRSRFTPQFVRDCAPRVVEAAREISTQLGWKATNAGGRAASPTAGSHAMTEGPP; encoded by the coding sequence ATGACGACCCGACCCGGAACCGAGACCGCAGGGCGAGTGATCGACGTGCTCCTGCTCTTCACCGACGCACCCGACGACCTCGGGGTGTCCTGGATCGCACGCGAACTCGGCCTCAGCAAAGCCGTGGTGCACCGCATCCTGCAGACGCTCGTCGCCCGCGGCATGGTGGTCCTCGACGAGCGGACGCGCCTGTACCGTCTCGGCCCGACCGCCGCCGCGCTCGGAGCCCGCGCCCTGCGCGAGTTCGACCTGCGAGCCGTCGCCGCCGAAGCACTTCGGCGGCTCCAGCTCCAGACGCAGGAGACGGTGACGCTCACGGCCCCCGTGCCCGGTGGGCGCGCCTACGTCGACCAGATCGTCAGCACCCACGAGGTGAAGATGACCGTCGAACTCGGCCGCAGGTTCCCCCTGCACGCCGGCAGCTCCGGCAAGTGCCTCCTCGCCTTCCTGCCGCAGCGGCGGCGCGAGGAGATCCTCACCGCGGAACTCGCCGTGCTCACCGACCGGACCATCACCGACCCCGAGACGCTCCGCACCGAACTGGCCGCGGTCAGGGAGCTCGGATACGCCAGCTCCCAGGGCGAGCGCCAGGCCGACGCCGGCTCCGTCGCCGCCCCCGTGTTCGGCCTCGACGGCGACGTCCGCGGCTCGGTGTCCGTGTGCGGCCCGCGCTCCCGCTTCACCCCGCAGTTCGTCCGCGACTGCGCGCCCCGCGTGGTCGAGGCGGCCCGTGAGATCTCCACCCAGCTCGGCTGGAAGGCCACCAACGCCGGCGGTCGGGCGGCCTCCCCCACGGCCGGCTCCCACGCGATGACGGAAGGACCCCCATGA
- a CDS encoding MmgE/PrpD family protein: MPPDPPGADPHRPGDAKEAARRHTADLGCWAARLSWSDVPDSVRERLSLVLLDTLAVTLAGARTEGQRRIRAAWPTPPGDAPVLGAGVLTQADTAAYLNATALVCSELDEGGKYAKGHPAGHAFPAILALAASMGSPGEATARALLAGYEVAARFGRATSLAPGVHPHGNWGVTGAAAGCAILLGLPASQVAAAVDTAAALPVAGHFDSALDGHRARDAWMAAAAVNGLAAARLAAAGVVRNTGTAALSLGRLLGDFDAPVLTGALGEDWQIEHNYFKRHAACSYTHPAADLALELRARHLSTRTGAQVVDAVTEVRVDTHALAAPLNRTRWDGGLAAMFSIPYTVATALLDGAVAPGTADATEADRPDIHALARKVAVAEDPALTARLPRERPTRLTAVLEGGRRVELRAPGPVGDSDHHPFTPHSLAAVLADLLGDGALVDRLRRTADDLPAAGDVGPPLRELARLTTGTAAAQGGIA; encoded by the coding sequence GTGCCCCCCGATCCGCCCGGAGCAGATCCGCACCGGCCGGGCGACGCCAAGGAAGCAGCCCGGCGCCACACCGCGGACCTCGGGTGCTGGGCCGCCCGGCTCTCCTGGTCCGACGTGCCCGACAGCGTCCGCGAGCGCCTCTCGCTGGTCCTGCTCGACACCCTGGCCGTGACGCTCGCCGGTGCCCGCACCGAGGGCCAGCGCCGCATCCGGGCCGCCTGGCCCACGCCCCCGGGGGACGCCCCCGTGCTCGGCGCGGGTGTCCTGACGCAGGCCGACACCGCCGCATACCTGAATGCGACCGCCCTGGTGTGCAGCGAGCTCGACGAGGGCGGGAAGTACGCCAAGGGCCACCCCGCGGGGCACGCGTTCCCCGCGATCCTCGCCCTGGCCGCATCGATGGGCTCCCCCGGGGAAGCGACCGCGCGGGCCCTGCTCGCCGGCTACGAGGTCGCCGCGCGCTTCGGCCGCGCCACCTCGCTCGCTCCCGGCGTCCACCCGCACGGGAACTGGGGGGTGACCGGTGCCGCCGCGGGCTGCGCGATCCTGCTCGGCCTGCCCGCATCCCAGGTCGCGGCGGCTGTCGACACCGCCGCGGCACTGCCGGTCGCCGGGCACTTCGACTCCGCGCTCGACGGCCACCGCGCCCGGGACGCCTGGATGGCCGCGGCCGCGGTGAACGGGCTGGCGGCGGCGCGGCTCGCCGCCGCCGGCGTCGTGCGCAACACCGGCACGGCCGCCCTGTCGCTCGGCCGGCTCCTCGGCGACTTCGACGCGCCGGTGCTCACCGGCGCGCTGGGCGAGGACTGGCAGATCGAGCACAACTACTTCAAGCGGCACGCCGCGTGCTCGTACACGCACCCGGCCGCCGACCTCGCCCTGGAACTGCGCGCCCGGCACCTTTCGACCAGGACGGGCGCCCAGGTGGTCGACGCCGTGACGGAGGTCCGCGTGGACACGCACGCGCTGGCCGCACCGCTGAACCGCACGCGCTGGGACGGCGGCCTGGCCGCGATGTTCTCCATCCCCTACACCGTCGCCACCGCTCTGCTGGACGGCGCGGTGGCCCCCGGCACGGCGGACGCGACCGAGGCCGACCGGCCCGACATCCACGCCCTGGCCCGCAAGGTCGCGGTCGCCGAGGACCCGGCACTGACCGCTCGCCTGCCGCGCGAGCGCCCCACCCGCCTGACCGCGGTCCTCGAAGGCGGCCGGCGGGTGGAGCTCCGCGCACCGGGCCCCGTCGGGGACAGCGACCACCATCCGTTCACACCGCACTCGCTCGCCGCGGTGCTCGCCGATCTGCTGGGCGACGGCGCCCTGGTGGACCGGCTGCGGCGCACGGCGGACGACCTGCCGGCGGCCGGCGACGTGGGACCGCCGCTGCGAGAGCTCGCCCGCCTCACCACCGGCACGGCAGCGGCACAAGGAGGCATCGCATGA
- a CDS encoding aspartate/glutamate racemase family protein has product MRILSVTPIRVGAGELARRRDRYRRLAPPGVELVLEEVGEDAPEQFATPDDIAASTASVTAALAAAPDGDLACRMPDCVLDPAVPVEPDGAAVPTVGMLRLSAAHLVASGRTFGAVTRNHAIGEALARRVEEYGYGPWFAGVIVLDLAFDAIPDTGRWNGAVRAALDGFAARGVTAVINGCSAVDTDAPHPVELVDPAALALRLLAAGARP; this is encoded by the coding sequence ATGAGAATCCTCTCCGTCACCCCGATACGGGTGGGCGCCGGCGAACTGGCCCGGCGCCGCGACCGCTACCGGCGCCTGGCGCCGCCCGGCGTGGAACTCGTCCTTGAGGAGGTGGGCGAGGACGCACCCGAGCAGTTCGCGACCCCCGACGACATCGCCGCCTCGACCGCCTCGGTCACCGCGGCACTGGCCGCGGCCCCGGACGGGGACCTCGCCTGCCGGATGCCGGACTGCGTGCTCGACCCCGCCGTCCCCGTGGAACCGGACGGCGCGGCGGTCCCGACCGTCGGCATGCTGCGGCTCAGCGCGGCGCACCTCGTCGCCAGCGGGCGCACCTTCGGCGCCGTCACCCGCAACCACGCCATCGGCGAGGCGCTCGCCCGGCGGGTCGAGGAGTACGGGTACGGGCCCTGGTTCGCCGGTGTGATCGTGCTCGACCTCGCCTTCGACGCCATCCCCGACACCGGCCGCTGGAACGGCGCCGTGCGCGCCGCGCTCGACGGCTTCGCCGCCCGGGGCGTGACGGCCGTGATCAACGGCTGCTCGGCCGTCGACACCGACGCGCCGCACCCGGTGGAGCTCGTGGACCCGGCCGCGCTGGCCCTGCGGCTGCTCGCTGCGGGAGCCCGGCCGTGA
- a CDS encoding FAD-binding protein, which produces MTGQAEDFAVDLVVAGAGGGLAGALRAAELGLSVLVVDPDEQFLRGNNTSMSTAMIPGAGSRWQRAAGVEDGPARFLADITAKTHGTADPALAAALARVSAPLVEWLADAVDVPLHLVRDFSYPGHSADRLHTVEGRHGSALLRHLHERARRSPSIDLLVPARLVDVERGAEGGVTGAVVEYPGGRREAIATRAVLLATNGYGANRELVAENIPDISAADYHGGQFSTGDGLAIGLRHGARSAFMDAYQGHAALARRSRTLVGWATIMHGAIMVDEGGERFGDETTGYSEYAAALAARPGAHGWIVLDRRIHDLCLSFADFRQTVEAGAVVWAEDPAALAERVGCDAKALAESVSEQVALATGAAGGDRFGRTFLEEPLQGPFAAVEVIPALFHTQGGLVVDGEARVLGGDGVPIRGLFASGGAAHGISGRGADGYLAGNGLLPALGLAWQAATALSGTTAH; this is translated from the coding sequence GTGACCGGGCAGGCGGAGGACTTCGCCGTCGACCTGGTGGTGGCGGGAGCCGGCGGCGGCCTCGCCGGGGCGCTCAGGGCGGCCGAGCTCGGCCTCAGCGTGCTCGTCGTGGACCCCGACGAGCAGTTCCTGCGCGGCAACAACACCTCGATGTCCACCGCGATGATCCCCGGCGCGGGCTCGCGCTGGCAGCGCGCCGCCGGGGTCGAGGACGGCCCCGCCCGCTTCCTCGCCGACATCACCGCGAAGACCCACGGCACGGCCGACCCGGCGCTCGCGGCCGCCCTGGCCAGGGTCAGCGCGCCGCTGGTGGAGTGGCTGGCCGACGCGGTGGACGTGCCGCTGCACCTGGTGCGCGACTTCAGCTATCCGGGCCACAGCGCCGACCGGCTGCACACCGTCGAGGGGCGCCACGGATCGGCCCTCCTGCGCCACCTGCACGAACGGGCCCGGCGCTCCCCCTCGATCGACCTGCTGGTCCCCGCGCGCCTCGTGGACGTCGAGCGGGGCGCGGAGGGCGGGGTCACCGGCGCGGTCGTCGAGTACCCGGGCGGCCGCCGGGAGGCCATCGCCACCCGGGCCGTGCTGCTGGCGACCAACGGGTACGGCGCGAACCGCGAGCTGGTGGCGGAGAACATACCGGACATCTCGGCCGCCGATTACCATGGCGGTCAGTTCTCCACCGGAGACGGCCTGGCGATCGGGCTGCGGCACGGCGCGCGGTCCGCCTTCATGGACGCCTACCAGGGCCATGCGGCCCTCGCGCGCCGCTCGCGGACGCTGGTGGGCTGGGCCACGATCATGCACGGCGCGATCATGGTCGACGAGGGTGGCGAGCGGTTCGGGGACGAGACCACCGGCTACTCGGAGTACGCGGCGGCACTCGCCGCCCGTCCCGGTGCGCACGGCTGGATCGTCCTGGACCGCCGCATCCACGACCTGTGCCTGTCGTTCGCCGACTTCCGCCAGACCGTGGAGGCGGGGGCGGTGGTGTGGGCGGAGGATCCCGCCGCGCTGGCGGAGCGCGTCGGCTGTGACGCGAAGGCGCTCGCGGAGTCGGTGTCGGAACAGGTAGCCCTGGCCACCGGGGCGGCCGGGGGAGACCGGTTCGGCAGGACCTTCCTCGAGGAGCCGTTGCAGGGGCCGTTCGCGGCCGTCGAGGTGATCCCCGCCCTGTTCCACACCCAGGGCGGCCTCGTGGTCGACGGCGAGGCCCGCGTCCTCGGCGGGGACGGGGTGCCGATCCGCGGCCTCTTCGCCTCGGGCGGGGCGGCGCACGGCATCTCCGGACGGGGCGCCGACGGGTATCTGGCGGGCAACGGCCTGCTTCCGGCACTCGGACTCGCCTGGCAGGCGGCCACCGCCCTGTCCGGCACCACTGCACACTGA
- a CDS encoding dihydroorotase family protein: MTELDLLIKNVRLVKHDAPDIPTTDIGVKDGVFHRIAPGIPASGAAQVVDGKGLLAFPGVVDAHQHWGIYNPLSDDTVTESRACAQGGVTTALTYMRTGQYYMNRGGSYDEVFPLVLDASEGRSHVDYGFHLAPMQKSHIDEIPELIARFGVTSFKVFMFYGSHGLHGRSADQNSFLMIPPGERYDLAHFEFVMRGVQAARKAYPELADSISLSLHCETAEIMTAYTRLVEEEGRLDGLAAYSASRPPHSEGLAVTIASYLAAETNLPNINLLHLSSRKAIEAAMLMAKTFPQVDFRREVTIGHLLANIETASGVGGKVNPPLRPQEDVDALWEHLVAGDVDWVVSDHACCKEETKFGDPKSDVFAAKSGFGGTEYLLPGLAGAAPAHGLPLQKVAELTSWSPAQRFGLSTKGQIAEGYDADLALVDPSASWTVDAADSESAQEYTPLQGLEVGARVESTFLRGTQVYGDRKVMGAPRGRYLSRPTKR, encoded by the coding sequence ATGACCGAACTGGATCTGCTGATCAAGAACGTGCGTCTGGTGAAGCACGACGCCCCGGACATCCCCACCACGGACATCGGCGTCAAGGACGGCGTGTTCCACCGCATCGCCCCCGGCATCCCGGCCTCCGGCGCCGCCCAGGTGGTCGACGGCAAGGGGCTGCTCGCCTTCCCCGGCGTCGTCGACGCCCACCAGCACTGGGGGATCTACAACCCGCTGTCGGACGACACGGTGACCGAGAGCCGCGCCTGCGCCCAGGGCGGTGTGACGACGGCCCTCACGTACATGCGGACCGGGCAGTACTACATGAACCGCGGCGGCAGCTACGACGAGGTCTTCCCGCTCGTCCTCGACGCATCCGAGGGCCGGTCGCACGTCGACTACGGCTTCCACCTCGCGCCCATGCAGAAGTCGCACATCGACGAGATCCCCGAGCTCATCGCCCGCTTCGGCGTCACCTCGTTCAAGGTCTTCATGTTCTACGGCAGCCACGGCCTGCACGGGCGCTCCGCCGACCAGAACTCCTTCCTCATGATCCCGCCCGGTGAGCGCTACGACCTGGCGCACTTCGAGTTCGTGATGCGCGGCGTGCAGGCGGCACGCAAGGCGTACCCGGAGCTCGCGGACAGCATCTCGCTCTCCCTGCACTGCGAGACCGCCGAGATCATGACCGCGTACACCAGACTGGTCGAGGAGGAGGGCAGGCTCGACGGCCTCGCCGCCTACAGCGCCTCGCGCCCGCCGCACTCGGAGGGACTCGCGGTCACCATCGCGAGCTACCTCGCGGCCGAGACGAACCTGCCGAACATCAACCTGCTCCACCTGTCGTCGCGCAAGGCGATCGAGGCCGCGATGCTGATGGCGAAGACGTTCCCCCAGGTCGACTTCCGCCGCGAGGTGACGATCGGCCACCTGCTCGCGAACATCGAGACCGCCTCCGGCGTCGGCGGCAAGGTCAACCCCCCGCTGCGCCCGCAGGAGGACGTGGACGCGCTGTGGGAGCACCTGGTGGCCGGCGACGTCGACTGGGTCGTCAGCGACCACGCCTGCTGCAAGGAGGAGACGAAGTTCGGCGACCCCAAGAGCGACGTGTTCGCGGCCAAGTCCGGGTTCGGTGGCACGGAGTACCTGCTGCCGGGCCTCGCGGGCGCGGCACCCGCCCACGGCCTGCCGCTGCAGAAGGTCGCGGAGCTCACCTCATGGTCCCCGGCACAGCGCTTCGGGCTGTCCACGAAGGGGCAGATCGCCGAGGGCTACGACGCCGACCTGGCACTCGTCGACCCGTCGGCGTCCTGGACCGTGGACGCCGCCGACTCGGAGTCCGCACAGGAGTACACGCCGCTGCAGGGCCTGGAGGTGGGCGCACGCGTGGAGTCCACGTTCCTGCGCGGCACGCAGGTCTACGGCGACCGCAAGGTCATGGGCGCCCCCCGGGGCCGCTACCTGTCGCGGCCCACCAAGCGGTGA